The Kiloniellales bacterium DNA segment CTTGGTACCAGGCGACCGTCGCGGCGGCATCAGCGACATTGAGCATCGGGGTCAATCTTTCGAACCTTGCTGACATCGCGACCTCGCTTTCCTGATCCCTGCCTTGGTCACCCGCGGTATCTTGGTCTCAGCTCGCATTACTTGGAAGCCGCTATTGCGATGGACTTCAGTTCCACCCAGAGAAACGAAATCCTGGCCGCCCTGCCAGAGACCGGCTGGCGCCTAAAGGAGCGGCAGCGTCCTGACGAATGGTGGGCCGACGAGCTTTGGACTTTGGAGTCGGTCTGGCGCCCGCAAGGCCGGAAGGCCTATCTGGTCTTCCTGGTCGATCCGATGTGGGGCGAGCCGCGCCGATTCGGCCAGGCTGTCTGGGCCGTTGCCGTCGGGGAGACGCAGCCTAAAGAACTGAGGGATCTGGACAGCAATCAGACCGTACCCATCCGGCCTCATTGGGAACGCGATCGAGATGACCTCTGGGCGCTGCTGCGCCGGCTTCACGACGACTGAAGGCGAGAGCTGGACCTCAAACCCGAACCGGCGTCGTCCAGGCCGGGTCCTCGTGCTTGGCCCAGTAGAGCTCGGTCAGCGCCCGGGTCACTGGGCCGGGGCGGCCGTCGCCGACCGGTCGGTCGTCGAGCCGGGTCAGGGGCATGATGCCGCCGGCGGTCGAGGTGATGAAGACCTCGTCGGCCGCGCGCAGGGCTTCGACCGGCAGCGCCGTCTCCTCGACCGGCAGGCCCAGTTCGGCGCAGAGCTCGATTGCGGTCATCCGGGTGATGCCTTCCAGCACGCCGCGGTCCGGGGTCGTCACCCGGCCCCCGGCGACGGCGAAGACGTTGAAGCCAGGCCCCTCCGCGGCGTTGCCCGCGCCGTCGGTGAGGATCACGTTCTCGGCGCCACGCTCGTAGGCCTCGAAGAGGCCGGCGACCAGGTCGAGCCAATGGTAGTTCTTGATCGTCGGGTCGACCGACTGGGGCGGGATCCGCTGGACCCGGCTGACCGCGACGTGCAGGCCGCGCTCGCGCGCCTCAGGCCGCAGGATCCAGCCGAAGGGGATGGCGAAGGCGATGAAGCGGTTGACCGCGTCGCGCGGATCCCGGCTGAAGGTCGGCGAGACCCCGCGAGTGCAGATCATCTCGACGTAGGCGTCCTCCAGGTCAGCGCGCTGCACGCACTGCCGAAGCACCTCGACCAGCTCGTCGCGGCCGAAGGGCAAAGACAGTCTGAGGCGTGTGACGGAGCGCTCGAAACGCTCCAGGTGCCGGTCCAGGCGGAAGAAGCGGCCGCGCCAGGTATGGACCACGTCGTAGGTCGCGTCCGAGCGCAGGAAGCCCCAGTCGAGCACCGAGATCTTGGCTTCCGACATGGGCAGGTAACGGCCGTCGAGATAGGCCACCCCCGGCGGATAGCGCGCCTCGGTCATGCCCCGACCCCGCTAGGCCTCGATCAGCCCGGCGAAGCGGGCCGCAGCGAAGAGGTCGGCGCGGCAAATCGCGCGCCGGCGGGTCGCCTCCGGGTCCTCGCCCCAGAGCTCGATCTGGTAGCTGGCGTCCAGCTCGGCGGCCTCGAAGGCGGCCTCCGGGTCCAAGCGGCCGCGCAGCAGCGCCAAGCCGATCACCAGGGACCCGGCTGCGGCCACGGCCACCGAGAGGGCGGCCAGGGCAAGGTCGTCCAGGCCCTCCACGGCGCGGCGCAGGGCTGCCAGGCTCTCCGGCGGCTGGGCCACGGCCAGGATGCCCGTGGTCGCCTGCAGAGGGGCCTCCAGCTCCTGGGCGGCCCAGTCGAGCAGGGGCTGCCAAGCCTCAGCCTGGCGCCGGACCAGCTCGGCAGGCGTATCGGCGCGATGGCATAGCAGGTCGGTCTCCGCGAAGCGCAGGATCTCCTTGACGATCTCGCCGCGCTGGCCCGCGACCCGGTCGAGTGCCGTGCAGGCGATGGACATCATCGGCATGGTCTCGGGATTGACCTGGTCGCCCTGGGCCTGCCACTCCGCGGCGATGGTCGTCGCCAGGGCCTCGACCGGCAGGACCAGGCGACCACCGGCGGGCGTGCGCAAGGTCCGGCCGTCAAGCTGGACCTCGAAGCCGTCCTCGGCCGCCGCCGCCCGCGCCTCCTTGTAGACGCGCTTACGCAAGCCGGGGCCGGCCGTCATCCCTGACGGTCCCGGCCCGGCTCCGGGAGGATCTCGGACAGCAGCGCCTCCAGCTCGTCGAAGGCCTCGACGATCCGGCTTGCGCCGGCGGCCAGAAGCTCCTCGGGCTCATGGTAGCCCCAGCCGACGCCGAT contains these protein-coding regions:
- a CDS encoding aminotransferase class IV translates to MTEARYPPGVAYLDGRYLPMSEAKISVLDWGFLRSDATYDVVHTWRGRFFRLDRHLERFERSVTRLRLSLPFGRDELVEVLRQCVQRADLEDAYVEMICTRGVSPTFSRDPRDAVNRFIAFAIPFGWILRPEARERGLHVAVSRVQRIPPQSVDPTIKNYHWLDLVAGLFEAYERGAENVILTDGAGNAAEGPGFNVFAVAGGRVTTPDRGVLEGITRMTAIELCAELGLPVEETALPVEALRAADEVFITSTAGGIMPLTRLDDRPVGDGRPGPVTRALTELYWAKHEDPAWTTPVRV
- a CDS encoding ATP12 family protein: MTAGPGLRKRVYKEARAAAAEDGFEVQLDGRTLRTPAGGRLVLPVEALATTIAAEWQAQGDQVNPETMPMMSIACTALDRVAGQRGEIVKEILRFAETDLLCHRADTPAELVRRQAEAWQPLLDWAAQELEAPLQATTGILAVAQPPESLAALRRAVEGLDDLALAALSVAVAAAGSLVIGLALLRGRLDPEAAFEAAELDASYQIELWGEDPEATRRRAICRADLFAAARFAGLIEA